One stretch of Arachis duranensis cultivar V14167 chromosome 1, aradu.V14167.gnm2.J7QH, whole genome shotgun sequence DNA includes these proteins:
- the LOC107460884 gene encoding uncharacterized protein LOC107460884 — MKKTKRKGGKRDKKGKKKAVEKKDNARKMDVEKRDNARKKGGPKHTTRPNDKYGPNITVGPTSTNGSTPTARPSPTAGGLEFGVGPGIAEEGDDIFSDESDGLGFESEGFDTPQSSDNEGDDFDWPQFNEEADFGDVQLQLNMEFVTLDQFKHALKDYTIAEGRRIFYVKNDNRRVRCKCASGEEKAMIAKAKCKAKRKETDAAEVDNSGENRTAIVPSSDDNECPWLIYCAWNSARGCYQIKTYEPKHTCAREFGSNMADQKWVADKLEKRLLTQPHMTHGKAFDHIKIDFNVVCSDKMIYRALRVARKRGVKGGFKAGCRPLIGLDGCHLKGYYGGQLLSAVAQDANNHFYVIAYAVVDSETKQSWKWFLQLLQEDIGNCSTEEWNFISDQQKGLLPALHEVMPNAHHRNCVRHIWKNFIGKFKDKQLKNIVWACAKSSTDAEFQHHMRRLKRMNEEAWAYLAKFQPSCWTKSYFSHWPKLDNVTNNMSEVWNAKINHYRGKPILTMLEELRCYLMRRMAKHKKILSTYTGVLAPVQQRKLEDLMKDTKFWTAQWIGDNDRNVFEVQTHSKKVGVNLGRHTCTCNMWQLTGIPCVHALAAIQKWCDRPELYVHPWLKMDAFKATYEHVMKPVNSEEYWVNTGLLSPEPPIIRRPAGRPMKKKRKADPVEDARDRSKGRRTFKVTCQKCGESGHNAKTCKGPPRLKPPPKNKGKKKGNENGSTIATGHRKKYK, encoded by the exons atgaagaaaacaaagagaaaaggtGGCAAAAGAGATAAGAAGGGTAAGAAGAAAGCTGTTGAAAAAAAGgataatgcaaggaagatggATGTTGAAAAAAGGGATAATGCAAGGAAGAAAGGTGGGCCTAAACATACTACTAGGCCCAATGACAAATATGGGCCCAATATAACTGTTGGGCCTACATCTACTAATGGGTCTACTCCTACTGCTAGGCCTAGTCCTACTGCTGGTGGGTTAGAATTTGGTGTTGGACCGGGTATAGCAGAGGAAGGGGATGACATCTTTAGTGATGAGTCTGATGGTTTAGGATTTGAGTCAGAGGGGTTTGATACACCTCAATCATCAGACAATGAGGGAGATGATTTTGATTGGCCCCAATTCAATGAGGAAGCAGACTTTGGTGATGTTCAACTTCAATTGAACATGGAGTTTGTCACATTGGATCAATTCAAGCATGCCTTAAAGGACTATACTATTGCTGAAGGAAGGaggattttttatgttaaaaatgaTAATAGAAGAGTGAGATGCAAGTGTGCAAGTGGGGAAGAGAAGGCTATGATTGCAAAGGCTAAATGTAAGGCTAAAAGGAAAGAGACTGATGCTGCAGAAGTGGATAATTCTGGAGAGAATAGAACTGCTATTGTCCCTAGCAGTGATGATAATGAATGTCCCTGGCTGATTTATTGTGCCTGGAATAGTGCTAGAGGGTGCTACCAGATTAAGACGTATGAGCCTAAACATACTTGTGCTAGGGAATTCGGGTCTAACATGGCTGATCAGAAATGGGTGGCTGATAAATTAGAGAAGAGGTTATTGACCCAACCTCACATGACTCATGGCAAAGCTTTTGATCATATTAAGATAGACTTTAATGTGGTGTGCAGTGACAAGATGATTTATAGAGCTTTAAGGGTTGCTAGGAAAAG GGGTGTAAAAGGGGGGTTTAAGGCTGGTTGCAGACCACTGATTGGGTTGGATGGATGTCACTTGAAAGGATATTATGGGGGGCAATTGTTGTCTGCTGTAGCTCAAGATGCAAACAATCACTTCTATGTGATTGCCTATGCGGTGGTTGACAGTGAAACAAAACAAAGTTGGAAGTGGTTTTTACAACTTCTTCAAGAAGATATTGGTAACTGCTCAACAGAAGAATGGAATTTTATCTCGGATCAACAGAAG GGTTTACTGCCTGCTTTGCATGAGGTGATGCCAAATGCACACCACAGGAATTGTGTAAGACACATTTGGAAGAATTTTATTGGGAAGTTTAAGGACaaacaactaaaaaatataGTGTGGGCATGTGCAAAGAGTAGTACAGATGCAGAGTTCCAACATCATATGCGGAGGCTAAAGAGGATGAACGAAGAAGCATGGGCATATCTTGCAAAGTTTCAACCCTCTTGCTGGACCAAATCTTATTTTAGTCATTGGCCAAAACTTGACAACGTGACCAACAACATGAGTGAGGTCTGGAACGCCAAAATTAACCACTATAGGGGAAAGCCTATTCTCACCATGTTGGAGGAGCTTCGTTGCTACTTGATGAGGAGAATGGCAAAACACAAGAAGATTCTAAGCACCTACACTGGAGTACTAGCACCAGTTCAGCAAAGAAAATTGGAGGACCTTATGAAGGATACTAAATTCTGGACGGCTCAATGGATTGGTGACAATGATCGTAACGTGTTTGAGGTGCAGACACATTCAAAGAAGGTTGGTGTTAATCTTGGAAGGCATACTTGTACCTGCAATATGTGGCAACTGACAG GAATACCATGTGTTCATGCATTAGCAGCTATTCAAAAGTGGTGTGATAGGCCAGAACTATATGTGCATCCTTGGCTAAAGATGGATGCATTTAAAGCAACCTATGAGCATGTCATGAAACCTGTCAACTCAGAAGAGTATTGGGTGAATACTGGATTACTATCTCCAGAGCCACCCATCATTAGGAGACCTGCAGGCCGCCCCATGAAGAAAAAACGGAAGGCGGACCCTGTTGAAGACGCGCGTGATAGATCAAAAGGACGACGAACATTCAAGGTTACCTGTCAAAAATGTGGCGAATCTGGCCACAATGCAAAAACATGCAAGGGACCACCAAGGCTTAAACCCCCACCAAAGAATAAAGGTAAAAAAAAGGGTAATGAAAATGGATCCACCATTGCAACAGGTCACAGGAAGAAGTACAAGTAA
- the LOC107459909 gene encoding uncharacterized protein LOC107459909 isoform X1: protein MCNKGFQCFLSESENLINHPRPPQQQQLHYNFMDSPTVAQSPPASSLNDDSRRVKFLCSFLGSIMPRPQDGKLRYVGGETRIVSVPRDVSYEELMGRMRELYEGAAVLKYQQPDEDLDALVSVVNDDDVVNMMEEYDKLGSGDGFTRLRIFLFSQFEQDGSSHFIDGEDTERRYVDALNSLNDDFGRKLQQSEFSMMSPVEDIHVPEQFFSPLSVESGMLGHRNGELSMSQYNLHQLAMQQQQQQSMGQRYNEMDAPWNPSYFSPRHHALHDSRSLVEYPSSPTGTRYRVQFPEMPDKSIDRVQEEYARIHVSQHPIYDNQQQYSENVVWMPTGEKSGFPGNILHGAHVMDGNSRYGQPHPCAECQSNRDNFAVNADAKFHPGIYPNEDSRGHASGSGRVNDHYGGDVPVPVPVPVPVPVTNFSIGHGSVSDGHNLSSNYIHQRAGPELGAELFPDQTAAAIPHLKLPSLEEHGMQYSNPSSSFGTDNHYAVPRGHVPGHPFWRNTPTPVHIGPSYEATAPPNGIINAGLIRGEGSPGFFIGSDGQNAWVDPSQKLSGHDGLDIPEHPSAQAQKHPLPVDSLHPPQDKNSGIYTEHVQLLKSPLNMVLNQEVLRNDTHMTEAMSLLSRSLREGKEEKSEDIVENCAAHMQKISFAVQNKTSENVSGAANPVESNNSNAKPAEEVANVEKLSNKDPPVPEDSKDLVDQFSFLPELMASVKKAALEVAEEVKTTGCMNPDPQIQNSPPNEDTTNEVEPVNAHGDLELDAEIDHVDTSKIEPTEAEEEAIARGLQTIKNDDLEEIRELGSGTYGAVYHGKWKGSDVAIKRIKASCFAGRPSERARLIADFWKEALMLSSLHHPNVVSFYGIVRDGPDGSLATVTEFMVNGSLKQFLHKKDRTIDRRKRLIIAMDAAFGMEYLHGKNIVHFDLKCENLLVNMRDPQRPVCKIGDLGLSKVKQHTLVSGGVRGTLPWMAPELLSGKSNMVSEKIDVYSFGIVMWELLTGNEPYADMHCASIIVSCFCFVGGIVNNTLRPQIPTWCDPEWKSLMESCWASDPAERPSFSEISKKLRSMAAAMNVK from the exons ATGTGTAATAAAGGGTTTCAATGTTTCCTGAGCGAGTCTGAGAATCTAATCAATCATCCACGTCCACCACAACAACAGCAGTTACACTATAATTTCATGGATAGCCCCACTGTGGCTCAATCACCGCCGGCATCGAGCCTCAACGATGATAGCCGGCGTGTGAAGTTCCTGTGCAGCTTCCTGGGGAGCATAATGCCCCGCCCACAAGATGGGAAGCTGCGGTATGTTGGTGGAGAGACGCGTATTGTGAGTGTTCCAAGAGATGTTAGCTATGAGGAGTTGATGGGGAGGATGAGGGAACTATATGAAGGTGCTGCTGTGTTGAAGTATCAGCAGCCTGATGAGGATCTTGATGCACTTGTCTCTGttgtgaatgatgatgatgtagtTAACATGATGGAGGAGTACGACAAGTTGGGGTCTGGAGATGGGTTCACTAGGCTtaggattttcttgttttcgcAATTCGAGCAGGATGGTTCCTCACACTTCATTGATGGGGAGGACACTGAGAGGAGGTATGTTGATGCATTGAATAGTTTAAACGATGATTTCGGTAGGAAGTTGCAACAATCAGAGTTCAGTATGATGAGCCCTGTGGAAGATATCCATGTACCTGAACAGTTCTTTAGTCCACTTAGTGTGGAGAGTGGGATGCTTGGCCACAGAAATGGGGAACTATCTATGTCTCAGTATAATTTGCATCAGCTTGCAATGCAGCAACAGCAGCAGCAATCTATGGGACAGAGGTATAATGAAATGGATGCTCCATGGAATCCTTCCTATTTCTCTCCTAGGCATCATGCTCTCCATGACTCAAGATCGTTGGTGGAATATCCATCTTCTCCCACTGGTACAAGGTACCGTGTACAATTTCCTGAGATGCCGGATAAGAGCATTGATAGAGTGCAGGAAGAGTATGCTCGAATTCATGTGAGTCAACATCCTATCTATGACAATCAACAGCAATATTCTGAAAATGTAGTTTGGATGCCTACTGGTGAGAAGTCAGGTTTTCCAGGCAACATTCTTCATGGTGCCCATGTCATGGATGGGAACAGTAGATATGGTCAACCACATCCATGTGCGGAATGCCAATCAAACAGGGACAATTTTGCAGTGAATGCGGATGCAAAGTTTCATCCTGGAATCTATCCCAATGAGGATTCAAGAGGACATGCCTCGGGCTCAGGAAGAGTGAATGATCATTATGGTGGTGATGTTCCTGTTCCTGTTCCTGTTCCTGTTCCTGTTCCTGTTACAAATTTCTCCATTGGGCATGGTAGTGTGTCTGATGGACATAACTTATCTTCTAATTATATTCATCAACGAGCTGGACCTGAATTAGGGGCTGAACTTTTCCCTGACCAAACTGCAGCTGCTATACCACATCTGAAACTTCCTTCTCTGGAAGAGCACGGTATGCAGTACAGCAACCCATCTTCTTCCTTTGGAACAGATAATCATTATGCTGTGCCTCGTGGACATGTGCCTGGGCATCCTTTCTGGAGGAACACTCCAACTCCAGTTCATATTGGACCATCATACGAGGCAACTGCTCCACCTAATGGCATTATAAATGCTGGATTAATCAGGGGGGAGGGCAGTCCTGGATTTTTCATTGGATCAGATGGTCAAAATGCTTGGGTGGATCCCTCACAGAAATTGTCAGGTCATGATGGGTTAGACATCCCAGAACACCCTTCTGCACAAGCGCAGAAACACCCACTTCCAGTAGATAGTCTTCATCCCCCACAGGACAAAAATTCTGGTATCTACACAGAACATGTGCAGCTGCTAAAATCACCTCTTAATATGGTTCTGAACCAAGAGGTTTTAAGAAATGATACTCATATGACAGAGGCAATGAGTTTGCTATCTCGAAGTTTGCGTGAAGGAAAAGAGGAGAAATCCGAGGATATAGTTGAAAACTGTGCTGCACACATGCAGAAGATATCTTTTGCAGTGCAGAATAAAACTTCTGAGAATGTAAGCGGAGCTGCTAATCCTGTTGAGTCTAATAATTCAAACGCAAAGCCTGCAGAAGAGGTTGCAAATGTTGAAAAACTGAGTAATAAGGACCCACCTGTTCCAGAAGATTCTAAGGATTTGGTCGATCAATTCAGCTTTTTGCCCGAGTTGATGGCTTCTGTCAAAAAGGCTGCATTAGAAGTTGCTGAGGAGGTGAAAACTACAGGTTGCATGAATCCTGATCCTCAGATACAGAATTCACCTCCAAATGAAGACACAACAAATGAAGTTGAACCAGTG AATGCTCATGGTGATCTAGAATTGGATGCTGAAATTGACCACGTAGATACTTCTAAAATTGAGCCTACTGAAGCTGAGGAAGAAGCAATCGCTAGGGGATTGCAG ACAATAAAAAATGATGATTTGGAGGAAATCCGTGAACTAGGTTCTGGAACTTATGGGGCTGTTTATCATGGGAAGTGGAAAGGTTCTGATGTTGCTATTAAGAGAATAAAAGCCAGCTGTTTTGCTGGAAGACCGTCCGAAAGGGCTAGATTG ATTGCAGATTTCTGGAAAGAGGCATTGATGCTGAGTTCATTGCATCATCCAAATGTTGTCTCTTTCTATGGCATTGTTCGTGATGGCCCTGATGGTTCTTTAGCAACTGTGACGGAATTCATGGTTAATGGATCTTTGAAACAGTTCTTGCATAAGAAGGATAG AACGATAGATCGTCGGAAGAGGCTCATCATAGCTATGGATGCTGCATTTGGGATGGAGTATTTGCATGGAAAGAATATTGTGCATTTTGATTTGAAATGTGAGAATCTATTGGTCAATATGAGAGATCCACAACGTCCTGTCTGCAAG ATTGGTGATTTAGGTTTATCAAAGGTTAAACAGCACACACTAGTGTCAGGAGGGGTACGTGGAACATTGCCATGGATGGCACCTGAACTTCTTAGTGGGAAAAGTAATATGGTATCGGAGAAG ATTGATGTTTATTCATTTGGGATAGTCATGTGGGAATTGCTCACAGGGAATGAACCCTATGCTGATATGCATTGTGCTTCAATAATAG tttcttgtttttgttttgtaggAGGAATTGTGAACAACACTTTACGTCCTCAAATCCCGACATGGTGTGATCCTGAGTGGAAGTCTCTAATGGAAAGTTGTTGGGCTTCTGATCCTGCAGAAAGGCCATCTTTTTCAGAAATTTCGAAGAAGCTGAGGAGTATGGCTGCTGCAATGAATGTCAAATAG
- the LOC107459900 gene encoding transcription factor MYB36, giving the protein MGRAPCCDKANVKKGPWSPEEDAALKAYIEKNGTGGNWIALPQKIGLKRCGKSCRLRWLNYLRPNIKHGGFTEEEDNIICSLYISIGSRWSIIAAQLPGRTDNDIKNYWNTRLKKKLLGRRKQSSFNSSKDSNIGMQDDTSCSNNNSNALSTSALERLQLHMQLQSLQNPFSFYTNPALWPKLHPFQEKMIHHNLQQQQHQSHNLNSHDSNSNNPLMQNTNNALLSPHHHVLNQEEGEKDTKNSKVDLLENPLNSNGCSSVLFNNSNPLLHSSSDAIIAPRGDGVEGIQQVCAIQSELDEILNLNSNRRMCYIPQEEEEEEEDQIQQMADDEFDCLREMNSNNNNNGNSKDSNSNLIWWSNDSSADTKSASSNSWESMSSTPVLLPEGMFQDYELGYTL; this is encoded by the exons ATGGGAAGAGCACCATGTTGTGACAAGGCCAACGTGAAGAAAGGACCTTGGTCCCCTGAAGAAGATGCTGCTCTCAAAGCCTACATAGAAAAGAATGGAACTGGAGGCAATTGGATTGCTCTTCCTCAGAAAATTg GGCTGAAGAGATGTGGAAAGAGTTGCAGGCTTAGATGGTTAAACTATTTAAGACCTAACATCAAGCATGGTGGATTtactgaagaagaagacaacatCATCTGCAGCCTTTACATTAGCATTGGAAGCAG GTGGTCCATTATTGCGGCACAGCTACCTGGAAGGACAGATAACGACATCAAGAACTACTGGAACActagattgaagaagaaactgCTCGGAAGGCGCAAACAATCCAGCTTCAACAGCTCCAAGGACTCCAATATTGGGATGCAAGATGACACATCATGTTCCAATAACAATAGTAATGCCCTAAGCACTTCAGCTCTTGAGAGGCTTCAACTTCATATGCAGCTTCAAAGCCTCCAAAACCCTTTCTCTTTCTACACCAACCCTGCCCTCTGGCCAAAGTTGCATccttttcaagaaaagatgatTCACCACAAtctgcagcagcagcagcaccaATCTCATAATCTTAACAGTCATGACTCCAACTCCAATAACCCTTTAATGCAGAATACTAATAATGCTTTGCTTTCTCCTCATCATCATGTGCTGAATCAAGAAGAAGGGGAAAAGGATACCAAGAATTCAAAGGTTGATCTTTTGGAGAATCCGCTTAATAGTAATGGCTGTTCATCAGTTCTCTTCAATAACAGTAATCCATTATTGCACTCATCAAGTGATGCCATTATTGCACCAAGAGGAGATGGTGTTGAGGGAATTCAGCAGGTTTGTGCTATCCAAAGTGAGCTTGATGAGATTTTGAATCTCAATAGCAACAGAAGAATGTGTTACATTCCacaggaggaggaagaagaggaggaggatcAGATTCAACAGATGGCTGATGATGAGTTTGACTGTTTGAGAGAGatgaatagtaataataataacaatggtaaTTCAAAGGACAGTAATAGTAACTTGATTTGGTGGTCCAATGATTCTTCTGCTGATACCAAATCAGCATCCTCAAATTCTTGGGAGTCAATGTCATCCACTCCAGTTCTTCTGCCAGAAGGGATGTTCCAAGATTATGAACTAGGTTACACTTTATAG
- the LOC107459909 gene encoding uncharacterized protein LOC107459909 isoform X2, translating to MCNKGFQCFLSESENLINHPRPPQQQQLHYNFMDSPTVAQSPPASSLNDDSRRVKFLCSFLGSIMPRPQDGKLRYVGGETRIVSVPRDVSYEELMGRMRELYEGAAVLKYQQPDEDLDALVSVVNDDDVVNMMEEYDKLGSGDGFTRLRIFLFSQFEQDGSSHFIDGEDTERRYVDALNSLNDDFGRKLQQSEFSMMSPVEDIHVPEQFFSPLSVESGMLGHRNGELSMSQYNLHQLAMQQQQQQSMGQRYNEMDAPWNPSYFSPRHHALHDSRSLVEYPSSPTGTRYRVQFPEMPDKSIDRVQEEYARIHVSQHPIYDNQQQYSENVVWMPTGEKSGFPGNILHGAHVMDGNSRYGQPHPCAECQSNRDNFAVNADAKFHPGIYPNEDSRGHASGSGRVNDHYGGDVPVPVPVPVPVPVTNFSIGHGSVSDGHNLSSNYIHQRAGPELGAELFPDQTAAAIPHLKLPSLEEHGMQYSNPSSSFGTDNHYAVPRGHVPGHPFWRNTPTPVHIGPSYEATAPPNGIINAGLIRGEGSPGFFIGSDGQNAWVDPSQKLSGHDGLDIPEHPSAQAQKHPLPVDSLHPPQDKNSGIYTEHVQLLKSPLNMVLNQEVLRNDTHMTEAMSLLSRSLREGKEEKSEDIVENCAAHMQKISFAVQNKTSENVSGAANPVESNNSNAKPAEEVANVEKLSNKDPPVPEDSKDLVDQFSFLPELMASVKKAALEVAEEVKTTGCMNPDPQIQNSPPNEDTTNEVEPVNAHGDLELDAEIDHVDTSKIEPTEAEEEAIARGLQTIKNDDLEEIRELGSGTYGAVYHGKWKGSDVAIKRIKASCFAGRPSERARLIADFWKEALMLSSLHHPNVVSFYGIVRDGPDGSLATVTEFMVNGSLKQFLHKKDRTIDRRKRLIIAMDAAFGMEYLHGKNIVHFDLKCENLLVNMRDPQRPVCKIGDLGLSKVKQHTLVSGGVRGTLPWMAPELLSGKSNMVSEKIDVYSFGIVMWELLTGNEPYADMHCASIIGGIVNNTLRPQIPTWCDPEWKSLMESCWASDPAERPSFSEISKKLRSMAAAMNVK from the exons ATGTGTAATAAAGGGTTTCAATGTTTCCTGAGCGAGTCTGAGAATCTAATCAATCATCCACGTCCACCACAACAACAGCAGTTACACTATAATTTCATGGATAGCCCCACTGTGGCTCAATCACCGCCGGCATCGAGCCTCAACGATGATAGCCGGCGTGTGAAGTTCCTGTGCAGCTTCCTGGGGAGCATAATGCCCCGCCCACAAGATGGGAAGCTGCGGTATGTTGGTGGAGAGACGCGTATTGTGAGTGTTCCAAGAGATGTTAGCTATGAGGAGTTGATGGGGAGGATGAGGGAACTATATGAAGGTGCTGCTGTGTTGAAGTATCAGCAGCCTGATGAGGATCTTGATGCACTTGTCTCTGttgtgaatgatgatgatgtagtTAACATGATGGAGGAGTACGACAAGTTGGGGTCTGGAGATGGGTTCACTAGGCTtaggattttcttgttttcgcAATTCGAGCAGGATGGTTCCTCACACTTCATTGATGGGGAGGACACTGAGAGGAGGTATGTTGATGCATTGAATAGTTTAAACGATGATTTCGGTAGGAAGTTGCAACAATCAGAGTTCAGTATGATGAGCCCTGTGGAAGATATCCATGTACCTGAACAGTTCTTTAGTCCACTTAGTGTGGAGAGTGGGATGCTTGGCCACAGAAATGGGGAACTATCTATGTCTCAGTATAATTTGCATCAGCTTGCAATGCAGCAACAGCAGCAGCAATCTATGGGACAGAGGTATAATGAAATGGATGCTCCATGGAATCCTTCCTATTTCTCTCCTAGGCATCATGCTCTCCATGACTCAAGATCGTTGGTGGAATATCCATCTTCTCCCACTGGTACAAGGTACCGTGTACAATTTCCTGAGATGCCGGATAAGAGCATTGATAGAGTGCAGGAAGAGTATGCTCGAATTCATGTGAGTCAACATCCTATCTATGACAATCAACAGCAATATTCTGAAAATGTAGTTTGGATGCCTACTGGTGAGAAGTCAGGTTTTCCAGGCAACATTCTTCATGGTGCCCATGTCATGGATGGGAACAGTAGATATGGTCAACCACATCCATGTGCGGAATGCCAATCAAACAGGGACAATTTTGCAGTGAATGCGGATGCAAAGTTTCATCCTGGAATCTATCCCAATGAGGATTCAAGAGGACATGCCTCGGGCTCAGGAAGAGTGAATGATCATTATGGTGGTGATGTTCCTGTTCCTGTTCCTGTTCCTGTTCCTGTTCCTGTTACAAATTTCTCCATTGGGCATGGTAGTGTGTCTGATGGACATAACTTATCTTCTAATTATATTCATCAACGAGCTGGACCTGAATTAGGGGCTGAACTTTTCCCTGACCAAACTGCAGCTGCTATACCACATCTGAAACTTCCTTCTCTGGAAGAGCACGGTATGCAGTACAGCAACCCATCTTCTTCCTTTGGAACAGATAATCATTATGCTGTGCCTCGTGGACATGTGCCTGGGCATCCTTTCTGGAGGAACACTCCAACTCCAGTTCATATTGGACCATCATACGAGGCAACTGCTCCACCTAATGGCATTATAAATGCTGGATTAATCAGGGGGGAGGGCAGTCCTGGATTTTTCATTGGATCAGATGGTCAAAATGCTTGGGTGGATCCCTCACAGAAATTGTCAGGTCATGATGGGTTAGACATCCCAGAACACCCTTCTGCACAAGCGCAGAAACACCCACTTCCAGTAGATAGTCTTCATCCCCCACAGGACAAAAATTCTGGTATCTACACAGAACATGTGCAGCTGCTAAAATCACCTCTTAATATGGTTCTGAACCAAGAGGTTTTAAGAAATGATACTCATATGACAGAGGCAATGAGTTTGCTATCTCGAAGTTTGCGTGAAGGAAAAGAGGAGAAATCCGAGGATATAGTTGAAAACTGTGCTGCACACATGCAGAAGATATCTTTTGCAGTGCAGAATAAAACTTCTGAGAATGTAAGCGGAGCTGCTAATCCTGTTGAGTCTAATAATTCAAACGCAAAGCCTGCAGAAGAGGTTGCAAATGTTGAAAAACTGAGTAATAAGGACCCACCTGTTCCAGAAGATTCTAAGGATTTGGTCGATCAATTCAGCTTTTTGCCCGAGTTGATGGCTTCTGTCAAAAAGGCTGCATTAGAAGTTGCTGAGGAGGTGAAAACTACAGGTTGCATGAATCCTGATCCTCAGATACAGAATTCACCTCCAAATGAAGACACAACAAATGAAGTTGAACCAGTG AATGCTCATGGTGATCTAGAATTGGATGCTGAAATTGACCACGTAGATACTTCTAAAATTGAGCCTACTGAAGCTGAGGAAGAAGCAATCGCTAGGGGATTGCAG ACAATAAAAAATGATGATTTGGAGGAAATCCGTGAACTAGGTTCTGGAACTTATGGGGCTGTTTATCATGGGAAGTGGAAAGGTTCTGATGTTGCTATTAAGAGAATAAAAGCCAGCTGTTTTGCTGGAAGACCGTCCGAAAGGGCTAGATTG ATTGCAGATTTCTGGAAAGAGGCATTGATGCTGAGTTCATTGCATCATCCAAATGTTGTCTCTTTCTATGGCATTGTTCGTGATGGCCCTGATGGTTCTTTAGCAACTGTGACGGAATTCATGGTTAATGGATCTTTGAAACAGTTCTTGCATAAGAAGGATAG AACGATAGATCGTCGGAAGAGGCTCATCATAGCTATGGATGCTGCATTTGGGATGGAGTATTTGCATGGAAAGAATATTGTGCATTTTGATTTGAAATGTGAGAATCTATTGGTCAATATGAGAGATCCACAACGTCCTGTCTGCAAG ATTGGTGATTTAGGTTTATCAAAGGTTAAACAGCACACACTAGTGTCAGGAGGGGTACGTGGAACATTGCCATGGATGGCACCTGAACTTCTTAGTGGGAAAAGTAATATGGTATCGGAGAAG ATTGATGTTTATTCATTTGGGATAGTCATGTGGGAATTGCTCACAGGGAATGAACCCTATGCTGATATGCATTGTGCTTCAATAATAG gAGGAATTGTGAACAACACTTTACGTCCTCAAATCCCGACATGGTGTGATCCTGAGTGGAAGTCTCTAATGGAAAGTTGTTGGGCTTCTGATCCTGCAGAAAGGCCATCTTTTTCAGAAATTTCGAAGAAGCTGAGGAGTATGGCTGCTGCAATGAATGTCAAATAG